One stretch of Centroberyx gerrardi isolate f3 chromosome 13, fCenGer3.hap1.cur.20231027, whole genome shotgun sequence DNA includes these proteins:
- the ap1g2 gene encoding AP-1 complex subunit gamma-like 2 — protein MSPSVRLQEMIRVIRSARTQGEERGVIQRECAAIRAQFRQADNGGRSHNLAKLLYVHMLGYPAHFGQMECVRLIASPRYNEKRVGYLGAMMLLDEKQDASLLITNSIKNDLSHSSQYVQSLALCTLACMGSAEMCRDLAPEIDRLLRASNSYIKKKAALCAVHIVRKVPELGELFTPAARSLLSEKNHGVLHGAVVLITELCERNPETLEQFRKTVPDLVQIMKGLVTSGYSPEHNVAGISDPFLQVRILRLLRILGRNNDAASDAMNDLLAQVATNTDSSKTAGSAVLYETVLTVMDIKSESGLRVLAVNILGRFLLNNDRNIRYISMTSLQKIVVTDHNAVQRHRGTIVDCLKDQDASVKRRALELSLALVSAVNIRSMMKELLLFLSSCPPELKSQAACGIFNAAERYAPSQRWHIDTILHVLTTAGGDVRDETVPNLIQLITTASDLHSYTVHKLYRALVTDISQQSLVQVACWCIGEYGDLLLRGECDETEPVQVTEDDVLDALETVLQSHMSSPATRGFALTATMKLSTRITDNVDRIRSIVSIYGSCIDVELQQRAVEYNALFKKYDHMRAAVLERMPVMDKNSPGHTNGESAGGGLKEIEPTKLKQGEPVTAQEPANQVCDLLDLLGGSEEPLRPSPAQGSMAPGPASSTASTAGGDLLDLLGGLEPTPLAPAPAVTVYEKNGVTLTLQCEKETDSGLTVTLTASNATESDISSFTLQAAVPKSVQLHMKAPSGDFLPARSTAKVTQTVLLNNPNKVNLKMRVRMSYTSQGAAFQDTIQIDSFPGPACH, from the exons atgtctCCATCAGTGCGTCTGCAGGAGATGATCCGGGTCATCAGGTCAGCCAGGACACAGGGTGAGGAGCGGGGCGTGATCCAGAGGGAGTGTGCCGCCATCCGGGCCCAGTTCAGACAAGCCGACAATGGGGGGCGCTCCCACAACCTGGCCAAGCTGCTCTACGTGCACATGCTGGGCTACCCCGCTCACTTCGGTCAG ATGGAGTGCGTGCGTCTGATAGCCAGCCCTCGCTACAATGAGAAGCGTGTGGGATACCTGGGAGCCATGATGCTGCTGGATGAGAAGCAGGATGCCAGCCTGCTCATCACTAACTCCATCAAGAA tgACCTGTCTCACAGCAGCCAGTATGTGCAGTCCCTGGCTCTGTGCACTCTGGCCTGTATGGGCTCAGCTGAGATGTGCAGGGATCTGGCGCCGGAGATCGACAGGCTGCTGCGAGCCTCCAACTCCTACATCAAGAAGAAG GCTGCCCTGTGTGCCGTTCACATTGTGAGAAAAGTCCCGGAGCTGGGGGAGCTTTTCACCCCCGCCGCTCGGTCCCTCCTCTCAGAGAAGAACCACG GTGTGCTGCACGGTGCGGTGGTGCTGATCACTGAGTTGTGTGAGCGGAATCCAGAGACACTGGAGCAGTTCCGGAAG ACGGTGCCAGATCTGGTCCAGATCATGAAAGGTCTGGTAACGTCGGGTTACTCCCCGGAACACAACGTGGCAGGAATCAGTGACCCCTTCCTACAG GTGCGCATCCTGAGGTTGCTGAGAATCCTCGGCCGCAACAACGACGCAGCCAGTGACGCCATGAACGACTTACTAGCCCAG GTGGCTACTAACACAGACAGCAGTAAGACTGCAGGCAGCGCTGTGCTGTATGAGACTGTTCTCACTGTGATGGACATCAAGTCAGAGAGCGGCCTCAGG GTCCTGGCTGTGAACATCCTGGGAAGATTTCTCCTCAACAACGATAGGAACATTCG GTATATTTCCATGACCTCTCTTCAGAAGATCGTTGTGACGGACCACAATGCAGTGCAGCGCCACCGGGGCACCATAGTGGACTGTCTGAAGGACCAGGATGCTTCTGTCAAACG CCGTGCGTTGGAGCTTTCCCTGGCCCTGGTGTCGGCCGTCAACATCCGCTCCATGATGAAGgagctgctcctcttcctctcctcctgcccccccGAGCTGAAGTCCCAAGCCGCCTGCGGCATATTCAACGCCGCCGAGAG gTATGCGCCCTCCCAGCGCTGGCACATTGACACCATCCTGCATGTCCTCACCACG GCAGGGGGCGACGTGAGAGACGAGACGGTGCCGAACTTGATTCAGCTCATCACCACCGCCTCGGACCTGCACTCCTACACCGTCCACAAGCTCTACCGGGCGCTGGTCACTGAcatctcccag caaTCCCTGGTGCAGGTGGCGTGCTGGTGTATAGGAGAGTACGGAGACCTGCTGCTGAGAGGAGAGTGTGACGAGACGGAGCCGGTTCAG GTCACTGAAGACGACGTCCTGGACGCCTTGGAAACGGTGCTACAGTCCCACATGTCGTCCCCGGCGACCAGAGGCTTCGCTCTCACGGCCACCATGAAGCTAAGCACACGCATCACTGACAATGTGGA TCGGATCAGGAGCATCGTCAGCATCTATGGCAGCTGTATAGACGTGGAGCTCCAGCAGAGGGCAGTTGAATACAATGCTCTCTTCAAAAAATATGACCACATGAG GGCGGCGGTGCTGGAGAGGATGCCTGTGATGGACAAGAACTCCCCGGGTCATACCAACGGAGAGTCGGCAGGGGGGGGGCTCAAGGAGATCGAGCCGACCAAACTCAAGCAGGGAGAGCCAGTGACGGCCCAAGAGCCTGCTAACCAg GTGTGTGATCTTTTGGACCTGCTGGGTGGCTCTGAGGAGCCTCTGCGGCCCAGCCCGGCCCAGGGCAGCATGGCACCCGGCCCGGCCAGCAGCACCGCCAGCACCGCAGGAGGAGACCTGCTGGACCTGCTGGGGGGCCTGGAGCCCACACCCCTCGCACCag CGCCCGCAGTGACGGTGTACGAGAAGAACGGTGTGACTCTGACACTCCAGTGTGAAAAAGAGACGGACTCGGGCCTGACGGTCACACTCACAGCCTCCAACGCCACTGAGTCGGACATCAGCAGCTTCACCCTGCAGGCAGCAGTGCCCAAG agTGTGCAGTTACACATGAAGGCCCCCAGTGGGGACTTTCTCCCTGCGCGCAGCACGGCTAAAGTGACCCAGACGGTGCTCCTCAACAACCCAAACAAG GTGAACCTGAAGATGAGGGTCCGCATGTCTTACACCAGCCAAGGAGCGGCCTTTCAGGATACTATCCAGATCGACTCCTTCCCCGGTCCCGCCTGCCACTGA
- the psmb11a gene encoding proteasome subunit beta type-11a translates to MALEDICSFKDLPVPHKRLTPASLLEGTTSAIHMTDQYNLGWKTLTSSERHGGVPLHFFIPSLPNRFHTRLSTLASPPTRSVTVRRPFPLSHGTTTLGFIFQGGVIAAADTRASAGGLVACPAVSKITPIHSHLVVTSSGSGADCVLWERILAREIRLYQLRYGRCLSISGAAKLLSFMLHPFKGTDVCVALTLCGWDTEVGQNVDWAAGSAGSAALKQTGTSLNDDSCSAAVSNQDDTAMHSTSPNSGPKVIYVCSDGTRLQGDVFSVGSGSPYAYGVLDRDLRWSLSKEEAVSLAREAVFRATHRDAYSGNNVDLFHITARGWRRRERENLKEEYYRDMEKRVKIVEERKRGTN, encoded by the coding sequence ATGGCTTTAGAAGACATTTGCAGCTTCAAGGACCTCCCTGTGCCTCACAAGCGGCTGACTCCTGCTTCACTTTTGGAAGGCACAACCTCAGCTATTCATATGACTGACCAATACAACCTCGGATGGAAGACGCTGACATCATCTGAGAGGCATGGTGGGGTCCCGCTGCACTTTTTCATACCATCTTTGCCAAACCGTTTCCACACCAGACTCTCGACCCTCGCCTCTCCACCCACCCGCTCAGTGACAGTCCGCAGgcctttccctctgtctcacgGCACCACAACCCTGGGCTTCATCTTCCAAGGTGGGGTCATCGCCGCTGCGGACACGCGGGCCAGCGCCGGGGGCCTTGTCGCCTGTCCAGCTGTCTCTAAAATCACTCCCATCCACTCCCACTTGGTGGTGACCTCCTCCGGCAGCGGTGCGGACTGCGTGCTGTGGGAACGCATTTTGGCAAGAGAGATCCGGCTCTACCAGTTACGGTACGGACGCTGCCTGTCCATAAGTGGTGCCGCCAAGCTCCTCTCCTTCATGCTGCACCCCTTTAAAGGgacggatgtgtgtgtggccctcACGCTGTGTGGCTGGGACACGGAAGTGGGGCAGAATGTAGACTGGGCAGCGGGGTCAGCGGGGTCAGCGGCCCTGAAACAGACAGGAACGTCCTTAAATGACGATAGCTGCTCAGCTGCTGTCAGTAACCAAGACGATACTGCGATGCATTCCACATCCCCTAACAGTGGCCCAAAGGTGATATACGTGTGCAGCGATGGCACCCGATTGCAGGGAGACGTCTTCTCCGTGGGCTCAGGTTCTCCTTATGCTTACGGGGTCCTGGATAGAGACTTGAGGTGGAGCCTGAGCAAAGAGGAGGCCGTCTCCCTGGCCAGAGAGGCTGTGTTCAGAGCCACTCACAGGGACGCCTACTCAGGAAACAACGTGGACCTCTTCCACATCACGGCCCGGGGATGGAGgcgcagagagagggagaacctGAAAGAGGAATATTACAGAGACATGGAGAAGAGAGTGAAgatagtggaggaaaggaaaagagggacaAATTAA
- the prmt5 gene encoding protein arginine N-methyltransferase 5 has protein sequence MASASTGSRVSCGRDLNCVPEVADTLAAVAKLGFDFLCMPLFHPRFRREFELEPAKARPGAQTRSDLLLCGRDWNTLIVGKLSPWIDADSEIETERRNSEAALVQELNFSAYLGLPVFMIPLKGPHCANLARQLLNHIQTGHHTSNFWIRVPLMAPDDMCEELIENEPTNSMDDSVDEKTWTWWHSFRTLCDYNKRVCLAIEVGADMPSDSVIDKWLGEPIKAAVLPTTIFLTNKKGFPVLSKAHQRIIFRLFKLEAQFIFTGTSRHSEKDFRSYLQYLEYLNQNRPAPNAYELFAKGYEDYLQSPLQPLMDNLESQTYEVFEKDPIKYSQYQQAVYKCLLDRVPEEQKDTNVQVLMVLGAGRGPLVNASLRAARQADRKLRVYAVEKNPNAVVTLENWRFEEWGDQVTVVSCDMREWTAPEKADIIVSELLGSFGDNELSPECLDGAQHFLKDDGVSIPCSYTSFLAPLSSSKLYNEVRGCRERDKDPECHFETPYVVRLHNFHQLAEPKACFTFKHPTTDMNNNRYQCLRFSVGCNSVLHGFAGYFETTLYKDVTLSIKPDTHSPGMFSWFPILFPLKQPIPLSRDDDVTVRFWRCNNGKKVWYEWAVTEPSCSAIHNPAGRSYTIGL, from the exons ATGGCGTCCGCCAGTACAGGGAGCAGGGTGTCCTGCGGGAGAGATTTGAATTGTGTGCCGGAGGTAGCAGACACTTTAGCCGCGGTCGCTAAACTTGG GTTTGACTTCCTGTGCATGCCCCTGTTCCACCCGAGGTTCAGGAGAGAGTTTGAGTTGGAACCCGCTAAAGCCCGACCCGGAGCCCAGACCCGGTCagacctgctgctgtgtgggaGAG ATTGGAATACTCTTATTGTTGGAAAGCTTTCTCCATGGATCGACGCAGACTCAGAAATCGAGACGGAACGCCGGAACTCAGAAGCT GCTCTGGTGCAGGAGCTAAACTTCTCAGCCTACCTGGGTCTGCCAGTCTTTATGATCCCTCTGAAGGGCCCCCATTGTGCCAACCTAGCCCGTCAGCTGCTAAACCACATCCAAACTGGACACCACACCTCAAAT TTCTGGATCCGCGTCCCGCTGATGGCCCCGGACGACATGTGCGAAGAGCTCATTGAGAATGAGCCAACCAATTCCATGGATGACAGTGTCGATGAGAAGACCTGGACCTG GTGGCACTCATTCAGAACTCTTTGTGACTACAACAAGAGGGTCTGTCTCG CTATTGAAGTCGGAGCAGACATGCCCTCCGATTCTGTGATCGATAAGTGGCTTGGGGAGCCGATCAAAGCAGCCGTACTTCCCACCACCATCTTCCTAACCAATAAGAAGGGCTTCCCTGTCTTGTCAAAAGCTCATCAGCGAATAATCTTCCGTCTTTTCAAG TTGGAGGCCCAGTTCATCTTCACAGGCACCAGTCGCCACAGTGAGAAGGACTTCCGCTCCTACCTGCAGTACCTGGAATACCTCAACCAGAACCGGCCCGCACCCAACGCCTACGAGCTCTTCGCCAAGGGCTACGAAGACTACCTGCAGTCCCCACTCCag CCCCTTATGGACAACTTGGAGTCTCAGACGTATGAAGTGTTTGAAAAGGACCCTATTAAATACTCACAGTACCAACAG GCTGTGTATAAGTGTCTACTAGACAGAGTTCcagaggagcagaaagacaCCAACGTTCA gGTGCTGATGGTGCTGGGGGCAGGGAGGGGTCCCCTGGTCAACGCGTCCCTGCGGGCCGCCAGACAGGCGGACAGGAAGCTGAGGGTCTACGCCGTGGAGAAGAACCCCAATGCTGTAGTCAC GCTGGAGAACTGGCGCTTTGAGGAGTGGGGCGATCAGGTGACCGTGGTGTCATGTGACATGCGGGAGTGGACTGCGCCCGAGAAGGCTGACATCATCGTCAGCGAGCTGCTTGGATCGTTCGGTGACAATGAACTCTCCCCAGAGTGCCTAGACGGAGCGCAGCACTTTCTCAAAG ATGACGGAGTGAGCATCCCCTGTTCCTACACGTCCTTCCTGGCTCCCCTGTCCTCCTCTAAGCTTTACAACGAGGTGCGAGGGTGCCGGGAACGCGACAAAGACCCCGAGTGCCATTTCGAGACTCCCTACGTCGTGCGCCTGCACAACTTCCACCAGTTGGCTGAGCCCAAGGCTTGCTTCACCTTCAAACACCCCACCACAg ATATGAACAACAACCGGTATCAGTGCCTCAGATTCTCAGTGGGTTGTAACTCAGTGCTGCACGGCTTTGCCGGCTACTTCGAGACCACGCTCTACAAAGATGTCACACTCA gtatCAAGCCGGATACACATTCACCTGGAATGTTCTCCTGGTTCCCAATCCTTTTCCCCCTTAAA CAACCCATCCCCCTGTCCCGGGATGATGATGTCACGGTGCGATTCTGGCGCTGCAACAACGGGAAGAAAGTGTGGTACGAGTGGGCCGTGACCGAGCCGTCCTGCTCCGCCATCCACAACCCAGCAGGACGCTCCTACACCATTGGCCTGTGA
- the slc7a8b gene encoding large neutral amino acids transporter small subunit 2, with protein sequence MTAGPRKRSSSSGQSEPGDSQSDAGKEAGSSGVALKKEIGLVSACGIIVGNIIGSGIFVSPKGVLENASSVGLAIIVWVVTGIITAIGALCYAELGVTIPKSGGDYSYVKDIFGGLAGFLRLWIAVLVIYPTNQAVIALTFSNYILQPLFPSCLPPETGLRLLAAVCLLLLTWVNCHSVRWATRVQDVFTAGKLLALGLIIVMGIVQICKGHYYWLEPAHAFETFRDYDVGMIALAFLQGSFAYGGWNFLNYVTEELVDPYRNLPRAIFISIPLVTFVYVFANVAYVTAMSPQELLASNAVAVTFGEKLLGVMSWIMPISVALSTFGGVNGSLFTSSRLFFAGAREGHLPRLLAMIHVGRCTPIPALLFTCISTLLMLCTSDIYTLINYVGFINYLFYGVTVAGQIVLRFKQPNMYRPIKVSLIWPVIYLLFWAFLLIFSLYSEPLVCGIGLAIMMTGVPVYFFGVYWENKPECFDSTIGKMTHLCQKFCLVVYPLMGQRPEPCGPAGKDGEGEEEKPINS encoded by the exons ATGACCGCGGGTCCGAGGAAgcggagcagcagcagcggccaGTCGGAGCCCGGAGACTCCCAGTCCGACGCCGGGAAAGAGGCAGGAAGCTCCGGGGTGGCTCTGAAAAAAGAGATCGGCCTGGTCAGCGCCTGTGGCATTATAGTGG GCAACATAATTGGATCGGGGATCTTCGTGAGTCCTAAGGGGGTTCTGGAAAACGCTAGCTCAGTGGGTCTGGCCATCATTGTGTGGGTCGTCACTGGAATTATCACTGCTATTGGTGCTCTCTGCTATGCAGAGCTGGGCGTGACCATCCCCAAGTCGGGGGGAGACTACTCCTATGTCAAGGATATCTTCGGCGGACTGGCTGG GTTCCTGCGTCTGTGGATTGCGGTGTTGGTTATCTACCCCACCAACCAGGCTGTGATCGCCCTCACCTTCTCAAACTACATCCTGCagcccctcttcccctcctgcCTCCCCCCGGAGACCGGCCTTCGCCTGCTGGCTGCCGTCTGCCTGC TGCTGTTGACGTGGGTGAACTGCCACAGCGTGCGCTGGGCCACGCGGGTCCAGGATGTCTTCACCGCTGGCAAGCTTCTGGCCTTGGGCCTCATCATAGTCATGGGCATCGTCCAGATCTGCAAAG GTCACTATTACTGGTTGGAGCCAGCGCACGCCTTCGAGACCTTCCGAGACTACGATGTCGGCATGATAGCTCTGGCCTTCCTGCAAGGCTCCTTCGCATACGGAGGCTGGAATTTCCTCAACTACGTCACGGAGGAGCTGGTCGACCCAtacag GAACCTGCCCCGTGCCATCTTCATCTCCATCCCCCTGGTCACCTTCGTCTACGTCTTCGCCAACGTGGCCTACGTCACGGCCATGAGCCCGCAGGAGCTGCTGGCCTCCAACGCTGTGGCAGTG ACGTTTGGAGAGAAGCTGCTAGGGGTAATGTCATGGATCATGCCCATCTCTGTGGCGCTCTCCACCTTCGGGGGGGTCAATGGCTCCCTCTTCACGTCCTCGCG actgttCTTTGCTGGAGCGAGGGAAGGCCATCTTCCACGCCTGCTGGCCATGATTCATGTCGGCCGCTGCACCCCCATCCCGGCCCTGCTGTTCACT TGTATCTCCACTCTGCTGATGCTGTGCACCAGTGACATCTACACCCTCATCAACTACGTGGGCTTCATCAACTACCTCTTCTACGGCGTCACTGTTGCCGGGCAGATTGTGCTGCGCTTCAAACAGCCCAACATGTATCGACCTATCAAG GTGAGCCTCATCTGGCCTGTGATCTACCTGCTGTTCTGGGCCTTCCTACTGATCTTCTCCCTCTACTCTGAGCCGTTGGTCTGTGGTATTGGTCTGGCCATCATGATGACCGGTGTCCCTGTATACTTCTTTGGAGTCTACTGGGAAAACAAGCCAGAGTGCTTTGACAGTACCATTG GTAAGATGACCCATCTGTGCCAGAAGTTCTGTTTGGTGGTTTACCCACTCATGGGGCAGAGGCCGGAGCCCTGCGGGCCTGcagggaaggatggagaaggggaggaagaaaagcccataaacagctga
- the psmb5 gene encoding proteasome subunit beta type-5, with protein sequence MALASVLNSDSADFSFDYNKPFGFGCGLGQSDLGYGATPGDSLSFSVKASVNPAEEDGLERKIEFLHGTTTLAFKFQHGVIVAVDSRATAGSYIASQTVKKVIEINPYLLGTMAGGAADCSFWERLLARQCRIYELRNKERISVAAASKLLANMVYQYKGMGLSMGTMVCGWDKRGPGLYYVDSEGNRVCGDLFAVGSGSMYAYGVMDSGLRHNLTVEEACELGRRAIYQATYRDAYSGGQVNLYHVHSEGWTRVSQEDVLMLHQQYKEQA encoded by the exons ATGGCGCTCGCTAGTGTGTTGAACAGTGATTCTGCGgatttttcatttgattataataaACCCTTTGGTTTTGGCTGTGGACTCGGACAGAGCGACTTGGGATATGGGGCTACGCCAGGAGACAGTCTTAGTTTTTCTGTTAAAGCTTCCGTGAATCCCGCGGAGGAGGATGGCCTGGAGAGGAAAATAGAGTTTCTGCATGGAACCACCACCTTAGCATTCAAA TTCCAGCATGGTGTCATTGTTGCGGTGGACTCCAGGGCCACAGCAGGCTCCTACATCGCCTCCCAGACAGTGAAGAAAGTTATTGAGATCAACCCGTACCTGCTGGGTACCAtggctggaggagctgcagactGTAGCTTCTGGGAGCGCCTGCTGGCCCGCCAGTGTCGCATCTACGAGCTTCGCAACAAGGAGCGGATCTCTGTGGCGGCAGCCTCCAAGCTGCTGGCCAACATGGTGTACCAGTACAAGGGCATGGGCCTCAGCATGGGAACCATGGTGTGTGGCTGGGACAAGAGAGGCCCAG GACTGTACTACGTCGACTCGGAGGGGAACCGGGTGTGCGGCGACCTGTTCGCCGTGGGCTCGGGCTCCATGTACGCGTACGGCGTGATGGACAGCGGCCTGCGGCACAACCTGACCGTGGAGGAGGCGTGCGAGCTGGGCCGCCGCGCCATCTACCAGGCCACCTACCGCGACGCCTACAGCGGAGGGCAGGTCAACCTGTACCACGTCCACAGCGAGGGCTGGACCAGGGTCTCCCAGGAAGACGTGCTCATGCTGCACCAGCAGTACAAGGAGCAGGCGTAG